The segment CCGTGTTGTTCTCCTCAAATGCAGCATAAATCCGAACAATGCCAGGATGGCGAAATTTTCTAAGCAGGCGAGCTTCTTCTAGCGCTTTCGCCTTGGAGAGTTGATAGTCTGATTCGGTCAATCCACCTGAAGGCTGTACTGTCTTACCCTGACGCAAGCATCCCGGAGGAAAAAATTCCTTCACTGCGATCGGTTTGCGCTGCTTTATGTCACTCCCGAGATAGGTAATCCCAAAGCCTCCGCGCCCCAAGACTCGACCGACTGAAAAACTGCTCCGATTAAGCTGAGTGCCGACTGAGAGGGTATGAGGAATCGCTGATCTCAGCACAAAAGCACAGACAGGACATTGGACTGCATCTTCTGAATTTTGGGTATTGCAAACTGGACACTGCATCCCGATCAGCCCCCTATTTCTGTGTGCACTGCCAAAGCTTGATCGTCTTGTCGTAGCTCCCACTGATCAAAGTCTGACCATCAGGACTGAACACCACACTGGTTACACCCTTGAGATGCCCGATCAGGGTTTGAATACATTCTCCAGTCACCAAGTTCCAGAGTTTAATATTTTTTTCGTCATCACTTGCACTAGCAATCAGGCGTTCGTCTGGACTAATCGCAACCGATTCGATGCCACCGCCTAAAAAAGAGCCAGGCTGCGCGGTCAACGTCTGACGCGACTCACCTGTAGGAAAATTACGCAGCTTGATCTTGCCGTCTCGCCCAGCCGTGACTAGCGTTTGTCCACTGGGACTGATCGCGATCGTTCTGATTCCGTAGAAAGTATCGTCCAGATGGAAAATCTCGCAGCGTTGACTGAGCGACCAGATTTTGATTTTGCCATCAAAGTCAGCGCTCACAAGCAGGTGTCCATCGGGGCTGAAAGCAACAGACTGAACAAAATTTGGGTGTCCTGAGAAGGTGATCAAGCTTTCTTGCCCTGCTTCAATCTCCCAGAGCTTAACAGTCTTATCATCGCTTCCACTGGCAAGAACTGTGCTATTTCCATTCATCATGACGGCAAGCGTTGCTATCGATCCCTGATGTTCAGTGAAGGTTTGGAGTATTTGTCCAGTTCGCCAATTCCAGACTCTAATGGTTCTGTCATCACTCCCGCTGATCAAGACCGAGCCATCAGGACTAAACACGACTGCTCGAACCCAATTTTGATGTCCACTCAGAGTGCAGATTTCCGTCTGAGTCATTAAATTCCACAGTTTGATCGTTTTGTCTTCACTGGCACTCGCGATCGTCGTTCCATCTGGACTGAGCGCCACATTGCGGATTCCAGCGAGCCAAGTTGAGCCAGCAGCATGTCCCGTTAGGGTCGCAGTACACATCCAAGTTTCTCGCACTTGAGCAGGCTGAGCAACCGCGAATTGACGAAGAAAGGCTTCTACAGACTGCGGTCTTTGAGTCACTTGAATTGCCATTGCTTGTTCGATCGCGGCAGATACCGTCGATCGAACGGCTGGGTTTAACTGCTGCACGGTTCGCAACTCTACTCCAACGGCGCGATCAGTCGCAGCGACTGGCGTTTCTCCCGTTAAAAGGAAGTACAGCGTTGCGGCTAGGGCATAGATATCTGTGGAGGGTGTTTTTTGCGATCGCTGTGCATATTGTTCTAATGGAGCATATCCTGGTGTAAAGGTGACCGAATGGGTTTGAGTTCTATCCGAAACATACTCTCTAGCTGTCCCGAAATCGATTAGAACCGTTCGCTGATCCTGAGTCAGCATGATATTTTCAGGTTTGATATCGCGATGCAGAAAGTTAGCGCGGTGAATGACCTGTAATGCTTCGCCCACTTCCCGCACATAGGTTAACGCCTCTGTCTCATCCAACCTGCCACCTGCTTCGGTTACCCGCTCTGCTAGGGTTTTGCCGCGCAGGTACTCCATCACAATATAGACCGTATTGTTTTCTTCAAAAGCATAGAAGACTCGTACAATGCTGGGATGATTAAATTTAGCGAGGGTCTGCCCTTCTAGTAAAAATTTTTGCTTAGCATCAGCATAGGTTTCAGAAGTCCAGCTTCCTACCGAAACAACCGTTGTTCCTTGCCTGCGACAGTTTTCTGGAAAGAATTCCTTGATGGCAACAGGGCGAACCAAGCGCGTATCACTGCCCAGATAGGTAATCCCAAAGCCGCCCTGACCCAGAACTTTTCCAACCGTGTAAGCACCTCTCGCCAGACGCGAACCCGGCGACAAAACATCAGTGATCAAGGGTTCCAGTGCCGCCCTACATTGACCACACTGCATTACGCCCGTTTGATTGTTAAATCCGCAGGCAGAACACAGCATCATCGGAGCCTCAAGCTAGAGTCAATCAAATGGGATTGCATCAAGGGCAGTTCTCCTAAGCACCCGTTAAACGACGAATTTCTTCTTCTGAAGGCACACCATCTAGGGAGGAATCTGATCCTGGCTTGATCGTTTTGGTGCGTCCCCCCGCTCGGACAGTCTTGGCTGTGCCGACGGAAATCTGTCCAGTTTGATTCA is part of the Leptolyngbya boryana PCC 6306 genome and harbors:
- a CDS encoding serine/threonine-protein kinase; translated protein: MMLCSACGFNNQTGVMQCGQCRAALEPLITDVLSPGSRLARGAYTVGKVLGQGGFGITYLGSDTRLVRPVAIKEFFPENCRRQGTTVVSVGSWTSETYADAKQKFLLEGQTLAKFNHPSIVRVFYAFEENNTVYIVMEYLRGKTLAERVTEAGGRLDETEALTYVREVGEALQVIHRANFLHRDIKPENIMLTQDQRTVLIDFGTAREYVSDRTQTHSVTFTPGYAPLEQYAQRSQKTPSTDIYALAATLYFLLTGETPVAATDRAVGVELRTVQQLNPAVRSTVSAAIEQAMAIQVTQRPQSVEAFLRQFAVAQPAQVRETWMCTATLTGHAAGSTWLAGIRNVALSPDGTTIASASEDKTIKLWNLMTQTEICTLSGHQNWVRAVVFSPDGSVLISGSDDRTIRVWNWRTGQILQTFTEHQGSIATLAVMMNGNSTVLASGSDDKTVKLWEIEAGQESLITFSGHPNFVQSVAFSPDGHLLVSADFDGKIKIWSLSQRCEIFHLDDTFYGIRTIAISPSGQTLVTAGRDGKIKLRNFPTGESRQTLTAQPGSFLGGGIESVAISPDERLIASASDDEKNIKLWNLVTGECIQTLIGHLKGVTSVVFSPDGQTLISGSYDKTIKLWQCTQK